The following proteins come from a genomic window of Microtus ochrogaster isolate Prairie Vole_2 chromosome 7, MicOch1.0, whole genome shotgun sequence:
- the LOC102000593 gene encoding olfactory receptor 1496-like: MTRNNETFFSEFLLLGLSIPPAYKHLFYSLFLAMYLTTILGNLLIIVLVLLDSHLHTPMYLFLSNLSFSDLCFSSVTTPKLLQNMQSQIPSITFGGCLTQLYFYMFFGNMEIFLLVVMAYDRYVAICFPLHYTSIMSPKLCVCLLLPLWMLTTLHAMMHTMLMARLSFCENNVILHFFCDLSPLLNLACSDTSVNELMILITGGSFIIVPFLLIVTSYSRIVSSIFKISSTQGIYKVFSTCGSHLSVVSLFYGTLFGLYLCPSTNYSPVKETTMTMMYTVVTPMLNPFIYSLRNRDMKMALKRVIYNKKISL, from the coding sequence ATGACTAGAAACAACGAAACTTTCTTCTCAGAGTTCCTACTACTGGGCCTGTCCATTCCCCCAGCGTACAAGCACCTGTTCTATTCACTGTTTCTGGCCATGTACCTCACCACCATCCTGGGGAACCTGCTAATCATTGTCCTTGTTCTCCTGGACTCCCatctgcacacacccatgtacttgtTTCTCAGCAACTTGTCCTTCTCTGACCTGTGCTTTTCCTCTGTCACAACGCCCAAATTGCTGCAGAACATGCAGAGTCAAATACCGTCCATCACCTTTGGAGGCTGCCTGACACAGCTGTACTTCTACATGTTTTTTGGAAACATGGAGATCTTTCTCCTTGTGGTCATGGcgtatgaccgctatgtggccatctgcttcCCCCTTCATTATACCAGCATCATGAGCCCCAAGCTCTGTGTTTGTTTATTGCTGCCTCTGTGGATGCTGACCACATTGCATGCCATGATGCACACCATGCTCATGGCTAGATTGTCTTTTTGTGAGAACAATGTGATTCTCCACTTTTTCTGTGATCTATCTCCTCTTCTAAATCTGGCCTGCTCAGACACTTCTGTTAATGAGCTGATGATATTAATCACAGGAGGATCCTTTATTATTGTACCATTCCTGCTCATTGTTACATCCTATTCAAGGATTGTCTCCTCCATATTCAAGATTTCATCTACCCAGGGTATCTACAAGGTCTTCTCCACCTGTGGTTCCCATCTGTCTGTGGTGTCACTGTTCTATGGGACACTTTTTGGCCTCTACTTGTGTCCATCAACTAATTACTCTCCTGTGAAAGAAACCACCATGACCATGATGTACACTGTGGTGACTCCCATGTTAAATCCCTTTATCTACAGCctaaggaacagagatatgaagaTGGCCCTAAAAAGAGTTATCTACAATAAGAAAATCTCCTTGTAA
- the LOC102000316 gene encoding olfactory receptor 1468-like, whose translation MITSNQTVVSKFFLLGLPIPAEHQHLFYALFLAMYLITVLGNLIIIILILLDSHLHTPMYFFLSNLSFSDLCYSSVTMPKLLQNMQGQDPSITYAGCLAQMYFLMVFADMENFLLLVMAYDRYVAICFPLHYTSIMSPKLCVCLVVLSWVFTMLYSMLHTVLFARLSFCGDNMIPQFFCDISALFKLACSDTYINELLIIILGGLIIGIPFSLIIMSYVQIVCSILKISSTRVIHKIFSTCGSHLSVVSLFYGTIIGLYICPSGNNSTAKETAMAMMYTVVTPMLNPFIYSLRNRDMKEALRMVICKKEISL comes from the coding sequence atgataaCGAGCAACCAAACTGTTGTCTCCAAGTTCTTCCTCCTGGGCCTGCCCATCCCTGCAGAGCACCAGCACCTGTTCTATGCCCTGTTCCTGGCCATGTACCTCATCACTGTCCTGGGaaacctcatcatcatcatcctcattctATTGGACTCCcatctccacacacccatgtacttttTTCTTAGCAActtgtccttttctgacctctgctaTTCCTCTGTCACAATGCCCAAATTGCTACAAAACATGCAGGGCCAGGACCCATCCATCACCTATGCAGGTTGTCTGgcacaaatgtattttttaatggtttttgcAGACATGGAGAACTTCCTTCTTCTTGTCATGgcttatgaccgctatgtggccatctgtttCCCCCTTCATTACACCAGCATCATGAGCCCtaagctctgtgtgtgtctggtagTGTTGTCCTGGGTATTTACCATGCTGTATTCCATGTTGCACACTGTACTCTTTGCTAGATTGTCATTCTGTGGGGATAACATGATCCCTCAGTTTTTCTGTGACATATCTGCCTTGTTCAAGTTGGCCTGCTCTGACACTTATATTAATGAACTATTGATAATTATCTTGGGAGGGCTCATTATTGGTATCCCATTCTCACTCATCATTATGTCCTATGTACAAATTGTCTGCTCCATCCTCAAGATTTCATCTACTCGGGTTATCCACAAGATCTTCTCAACTTGTGGCTCCCACCTGTCTGTGGTCTCACTGTTCTATGGAACAATTATTGGTCTATACATATGTCCATCAGGTAATAACTCCACTGCAAAGGAGACAGCCATGGCCATGATGTACACAGTGGTGACTCCCATGCTGAATCCCTTTATCTACAGCCTGagaaacagagatatgaaagaggCCTTGAGGATGGTTATTTGCAAGAAGGAAATCTCTTTATAA